From Ptychodera flava strain L36383 chromosome 3 unlocalized genomic scaffold, AS_Pfla_20210202 Scaffold_26__1_contigs__length_13983176_pilon, whole genome shotgun sequence, one genomic window encodes:
- the LOC139125683 gene encoding epithelial membrane protein 2-like — translation MSLVGPIVSVSLATITVIFYTVSVSTDYWLIMKDYHHDNFGLWRQCDSFDHPKCKGLDRDYRKGYVIGTRTLMMLAVIAAFITWLIALLAVFLKWRKTECDSPCGRVANILLTINGILFSVTGILVLAAMAWYTAETVREYREEFFKYSFGYSAIIGWVSFPLGIISGLLMAFFFYRMSFQVYYVDDDDSDL, via the exons ATGTCTCTCGTCGGGCCCATCGTCAGTGTCAGTTTGGCGACGATAACCGTCATCTTCTACACCGTGAGTGTGTCAACTGACTACTGGTTGATCATGAAAGATTACCACCATGATAACTTTGGATTATGGAGGCAATGCGACAGCTTTGATCATCCCAAATGTAAAGGACTGGATCGAGATTACCGCAAAG GGTACGTCATTGGAACCCGAACACTAATGATGCTTGCTGTAATTGCTGCCTTCATCACGTGGTTGATTGCACTCCTGGCAGTCTTTCTGAAGTGGAGAAAGACGGAATGTGACTCACCGTGCGGAAGGGTTGCAAATATACTTTTGACCATCAATGGAATACTTTTCTCCGTTACAG GAATCCTAGTGCTAGCAGCTATGGCATGGTACACAGCAGAAACTGTCAGGGAATATAGAGAAGAGTTTTTCAAATACTCCTTTGGATATTCGGCGATCATAGGCTGGGTTTCTTTTCCTCTGGGTATCATTTCCGGGCTCTTGATGGCATTCTTCTTTTACCGCATGTCATTCCAGGTATATTACGTTGACGATGACGATAGTGACTTGTGA
- the LOC139125859 gene encoding tripartite motif-containing protein 2-like, whose amino-acid sequence MAVSTHLDQFLNTIDDDYVACSICLERYTKPKVLPCLHTFCERCLCDCFEKHGDLNCPACKTPCELQDGGVSELKDNVFMSSLVDLENERRKLASGQYRVCELCEDREVTHFCIECCEYLCENCERMHRKIKATRLHKVRLISELDAQREERPSFVEYVVNCPTHPESKVQFYCDTCQVPVCTACTIVDHRVPEHAHRYLSVAAEEYGMQLKDNVTKLKAKEDCIDANIEAVKKWRVKIHSLFDQEKEKVNIKAEELIQSVGREQQRLVKELNNERDTRIKQTDILIEELKFNHTNVNSACNFAETLMRHANSVQLLSTRSVVTRRIDELLKIRDEWEEPLDGVEFEEASDVVVSNLGRIKADACVKQCSIENIPKKVWKGDEACLFVRTRDARGNDVIPRQKLNGTLNKPNGEVVHLEFSNNYDGTHSTIFRADVEGNNQITLTIDGQAVPGSPFEFSTWTGLVRTIGQQGNGKGEFKSPLGIARDCRGNIAVADTDNNRVQIFNGALIFKNVLTFPNFKNQFKPRDVAISDDSTYFMTDSGNNQVVVSKQGGQPIRCFGQGELKDPRGIAIHPIDGNVYVCSYGSGTVEVYTQDGEHFRTLGAPGSGQVIFKGPHSIAIDSKGTLFVSDSVQLGHVYGCDTVGNMTMESEKLENPRGIAIHSDGYILVISDSPYYWNRGFYKLNRQGKIVSKFGGNESVVNRYDGIVFNVDNISRVLLSDWLNHRLRVFVM is encoded by the coding sequence ATGGCGGTCTCAACTCATCTCGACCAGTTTCTCAACACGATTGACGACGATTACGTCGCCTGTTCGATCTGCCTAGAAAGGTACACGAAACCCAAAGTACTGCCGTGCCTCCACACGTTCTGCGAGCGGTGTCTCTGTGACTGTTTCGAAAAGCACGGTGACCTTAATTGCCCTGCCTGTAAAACGCCGTGTGAACTTCAAGATGGCGGAGTAAGCGAACTGAAAGACAACGTTTTCATGAGCTCGCTGGTTGATCTGGAGAATGAACGAAGAAAGCTTGCATCCGGACAATACAGAGTATGTGAACTCTGTGAAGATAGAGAAGTTACTCACTTTTGTATCGAGTGTTGCGAATATCTGTGCGAGAACTGTGAACGAATGCACAGAAAAATCAAGGCTACTAGGTTACACAAAGTGCGATTGATATCAGAGCTCGACGCGCAAAGGGAAGAAAGACCGTCGTTCGTAGAGTACGTTGTCAACTGTCCGACACACCCAGAGAGCAAAGTCCAGTTTTACTGTGATACATGTCAAGTACCCGTTTGTACGGCATGCACGATTGTCGACCATCGTGTTCCTGAGCATGCGCATCGCTACCTTAGTGTGGCTGCCGAGGAATACGGTATGCAGCTGAAGGATAATGTGACAAAACTGAAAGCCAAAGAGGACTGCATCGACGCAAACATTGAAGCGGTCAAGAAATGGCGGGTTAAAATTCACTCGCTGTTTGACCAGGAGAAAGAGAAGGTAAACATAAAAGCTGAAGAGTTAATTCAAAGTGTAGGGCGTGAACAGCAGAGATTGGTGAAGGAACTAAATAACGAACGCGATACAAGGATaaaacaaactgacattttAATTGAAGAATTAAAGTTCAACCACACCAATGTCAACAGCGCTTGCAACTTTGCAGAAACGCTGATGCGTCATGCGAATTCCGTGCAGCTTTTGTCAACGCGATCTGTGGTGACACGTCGTATCGACGAACTTTTAAAAATCCGTGATGAGTGGGAGGAACCTCTCGACGGAGTAGAGTTTGAGGAAGCGTCCGATGTTGTGGTCTCAAATCTCGGACGAATAAAGGCAGACGCTTGTGTCAAACAATGTTCGATCGAAAACATTCCGAAGAAAGTGTGGAAGGGTGACGAGGCGTGTTTGTTTGTACGTACTCGCGATGCTAGAGGAAATGACGTCATTCCGAGACAGAAACTGAACGGCACTCTGAACAAACCAAACGGCGAAGTTGTTCATCTGGAATTCTCAAACAATTATGATGGTACTCATTCTACGATCTTCAGAGCCGACGTAGAGGGTAACAATCAAATTactttgaccatagacggtcaaGCCGTACCCGGTTCACCGTTTGAATTTTCAACGTGGACGGGACTAGTAAGAACTATTGGTCAACAGGGAAACGGAAAAGGAGAGTTTAAGTCTCCATTGGGCATAGCCAGAGACTGTCGTGGCAATATAGCCGTTGCTGACACTGACAACAATCGTGTGCAAATTTTTAACGGGGCACTTATCTTTAAGAATGTTCTAACTTTTCCGAATTTTAAGAATCAATTCAAACCAAGAGATGTAGCGATATCAGATGACAGTACCTACTTCATGACTGATTCTGGAAATAATCAAGTGGTTGTCAGTAAACAAGGCGGTCAGCCTATCAGATGCTTTGGACAAGGTGAACTGAAAGACCCTCGAGGGATTGCAATACACCCTATTGATGGTAATGTGTACGTGTGTAGTTACGGCAGCGGAACAGTGGAGGTGTACACACAAGATGGTGAACATTTCAGAACACTTGGCGCTCCAGGCAGCGGTCAAGTGATCTTTAAAGGCCCCCATTCCATCGCTATTGACAGCAAGGGCACGCTCTTCGTGTCAGACTCTGTACAACTTGGTCATGTGTATGGATGTGACACAGTGGGCAACATGACCATGGAATCTGAGAAGCTTGAAAATCCGCGAGGTATAGCGATCCATAGTGATGGATACATACTTGTGATCAGTGATTCACCCTATTATTGGAACCGCGGCTTCTATAAATTAAACAGGCAGGGCAAAATCGTGTCTAAATTCGGTGGCAATGAATCTGTTGTCAATCGTTACGATGGAATCGTATTCAATGTTGATAATATATCCCGAGTACTTCTCAGTGACTGGCTCAATCATCGCCTTAGAGTTTTTGTTATGTAA
- the LOC139125954 gene encoding tripartite motif-containing protein 2-like produces MAVSSDLDQFLIKIDDDYVACSICLERYMKPKVLPCLHTFCERCLCGWVEKHGELNCPACKTPCDLQDGGISELKDNFFMSSLVDLVIERRHIASGQERVCELCEDKEVSHFCIECCQYLCENCERLHRKIKATKSHKVRLISELDEPESERLSFAQDVVNCQKHPESKVIFYCDTLKATILKLKPKEDCLDTNMEAVKKWLEKINSMFDQEKEKFNHTNINSTRNYAETLLHHANPVQLLSPRPEVTRRTDELLKIGDDWEEPVDGVEFEAASDAVISNLGRIKADACVKKCSIENFPKKVWKVDKTCLIVRTRDARGNDVTPRQNLNGTLNKRNGEVVHLKFSNNYDGTQSTIFRADVKGKNRITLTIDGHAVPGSSFEFSTCTGLVRTIGNQGNGKGKFCSPSGIARDSRGNTAVADTDNSRVQIFNETLVFKDVLSFPNFKNPLKPGDVAISEDSTYFMTDSGNNQVVVSKETGQLIRCFGQGEVKEPRGIAKHPIDDNVYVCSYGSGAVEVYTQDDEHLRTFGIQGSGHVIFRSPHSIAVDSKGTLFVSDFVQLGLVYGCDTLGNITMKSEALEYPGCIAIHSDGYILVHNGSVFSGNHCFYKLNKQGKIVSRIDAKEYIIRCTPVSS; encoded by the exons ATGGCGGTCTCATCTGATCTCGACCAGTTTCTCATCAAGATTGACGACGATTACGTCGCCTGTTCGATCTGCCTTGAGAGGTACATGAAACCAAAAGTTCTACCATGCCTCCACACGTTCTGCGAGCGGTGTCTTTGTGGCTGGGTAGAAAAACACGGTGAGCTAAATTGCCCGGCCTGTAAAACGCCGTGTGACCTTCAAGATGGCGGTATAAGCGAACTGAAAGACAACTTTTTCATGAGCTCGCTGGTTGACCTGGTGATTGAGAGGAGACATATAGCATCCGGACAAGAAAGAGTATGTGAACTCTGTGAAGATAAAGAAGTAAGTCATTTTTGCATCGAGTGTTGTCAATATTTGTGTGAGAACTGTGAACGACTGCACAGAAAAATCAAAGCAACTAAGTCACACAAAGTGCGATTGATATCTGAGCTCGACGAGCCAGAGTCAGAAAGACTGTCTTTTGCACAGGACGTTGTCAACTGTCAGAAACATCCAGAGagcaaagtcatattttactgCGATACGTTAAAGGCCACCATTCTAAAACTGAAACCGAAAGAGGACTGCCTCGACACAAACATGGAAGCAGTCAAGAAATGGCTGGAAAAAATTAACTCGATGTTCGACCAGGAGAAAGAGAAA ttcAACCACACCAATATCAACAGTACTCGTAACTATGCAGAGACACTGCTGCATCATGCGAATCCCGTGCAGCTTTTGTCTCCGCGACCTGAGGTGACGCGTCGTACCGACgaacttttaaaaattggtgATGACTGGGAGGAACCTGTTGATGGAGTTGAGTTTGAGGCTGCGTCCGATGCGGTGATCTCAAATCTCGGACGAATAAAGGCAGACGCCTGTGTCAAGAAGTGTTCGATCGAAAACTTTCCGAAGAAAGTGTGGAAGGTTGACAAGACGTGTCTGATTGTACGTACTCGAGATGCTAGAGGAAATGATGTCACTCCGAGACAGAATCTGAACGGCACTCTGAATAAACGAAACGGCGAAGTTGTTCATCTGAAATTTTCTAACAATTATGATGGTACTCAATCTACGATCTTCAGAGCCGACGTTAAGGGTAAGAATAGAATCACTTTGACAATAGACGGTCACGCTGTACCAGGTTCATCGTTTGAATTTTCAACGTGCACAGGACTAGTAAGAACTATTGGTAACCAGGGAAACGGAAAAGGAAAGTTCTGCTCTCCATCGGGCATAGCCAGAGATTCTCGTGGCAATACAGCCGTTGCTGACACTGACAACAGCCGTGTGCAAATCTTTAATGAGACACTTGTCTTTAAAGATGTTCTAAGTTTTCCTAATTTTAAGAATCCTCTCAAACCAGGAGATGTAGCGATATCAGAAGACAGTACGTACTTCATGACTGATTCTGGAAATAATCAAGTGGTTGTCAGTAAAGAAACCGGTCAACTGATCAGATGCTTTGGACAAGGTGAAGTGAAAGAACCCCGAGGGATTGCAAAACACCCTATAGACGATAATGTGTACGTGTGTAGTTACGGCAGCGGAGCAGTGGAGGTGTACACACAAGATGATGAACACCTCAGAACTTTTGGCATTCAAGGCAGCGGTCACGTGATCTTCAGGAGCCCTCATTCCATTGCTGTTGACAGCAAGGGCACACTGTTTGTATCAGACTTTGTACAACTTGGTCTTGTGTATGGATGTGACACACTGGGCAATATCACAATGAAATCTGAGGCGCTTGAATATCCCGGTTGTATAGCCATCCACAGTGATGGATACATACTTGTCCATAATGGTTCAGTGTTTTCTGGGAACCATTGCTTCTATAAATTAAACAAGCAGGGCAAAATCGTGTCCCGAATCGATGCCAAGGAATATATTATCAG GTGCACTCCTGTTTCGAGCTAA